One region of Parambassis ranga chromosome 12, fParRan2.1, whole genome shotgun sequence genomic DNA includes:
- the surf2 gene encoding surfeit locus protein 2 yields the protein MDELPADLKEFLLKHPCLQLTDGNKIKCTLNGHELPCNLTELQKFTQGKKYEKLRSTAEFSYSQYEPHIVPSTKQPNQLFCKLTLRHLNRQPHHVLRHVNGKRFKKALSKYEECVHQGIEFVPARLKQKRPKHIREEGGQGMPSKRGNSMWEPSSSDDGHSDSEDSMSDLYPSTMFTLKNNVEETMEGEKEEGEEDDFQTDEEEEEEMEVDKQAVQKRKKAQGGGFQKKFRNNHWKSGRKKPGKVQNGK from the exons ATGGACGAATTACCAGCGGACCTCAAAGAGTTTCTTCTTAAGCACCCCTGTCTTCAGCTTACAGATGGAAACAAG attaaATGCACACTGAACGGCCACGAGTTGCCTTGCAACCTGACGGAGCTTCAGAAGTTCACACAAGGGAAGAAATATGAGAAACTGAGGTCAACAGCAGAGTTCAGTTACAGCCAATATGAACCACACATTGTGCCAAGCACAAAGCAACC CAATCAGCTCTTCTGTAAGCTGACACTCAGACACCTCAACCGGCAGCCACACCATGTCTTACGCCATGTCAATGGGAAACGCTTCAAGAAGGCTCTCTCTAAAT ATGAAGAATGTGTGCACCAGGGAATCGAGTTTGTTCCCGCCAGACTGAAACAGAAAAGGCCCAAACACATCCGAGAGGAGGGCGGCCAAGGGATGCCTTCAAAACGTGGAAACAGCATGTGGGAACCCTCATCCAGTGACGACGGTCACAGTGACTCAGAAGACAGCATGAGTGACCTCTATCCTT CCACTATGTTCACCCTGAAAAACAATGTAGAAGAAACtatggagggagagaaggaggagggggaggaagatgaCTTCCAaacagatgaggaagaggaagaggaaatggaGGTTGATAAGCAGGCAGTGCAGAAGCGCAAAAAG GCACAGGGTGGAGGTTTTCAGAAGAAATTCAGAAATAACCACTGGAAATCAGGACGCAAGAAACCTGGGAAAGtgcaaaatggaaaataa
- the bbln gene encoding bublin coiled-coil protein, with protein sequence MSGPNGDPNISIDEGIINDEDEFGDEEYASINNMLDQINSYLDDLEERNDALNGKLHELMESNRQARMEFRAQLLGSQAQEEQCPAEGDSSSSRKEDPNEDEGSQMNDKSA encoded by the exons ATGTCTGGACCAAACGGAGATCCTAACATCTCTATCGACGAGGGTATTATCAACGACGAAGATGAATTTGGCGACGAAG AGTATGCCTCCATCAACAACATGCTAGATCAGATCAACTCTTATCTTGATGATCTGGAGGAGCGGAATGATGCACTTAATGGCAAACTGCATGAACTGATGGAGTCAAATCGGCAGGCTCGGATGGAGTTCAGGGCCCAGTTGTTAGGCTCTCAAGCTCAAGAAGAGCAGTGTCCTGCAGAAGGGGACTCGTCCTCGTCTAGAAAGGAAGACCCGAACGAGGATGAAGGCTCACAAATGAATGACAAGAGTGCATAA